One Ignavibacterium album JCM 16511 genomic region harbors:
- a CDS encoding glucoamylase family protein yields MNIKIIFLIVLLSFYFYFCKDNSDSPQQKFSYQGKINYQLSSNEESFLDSIQRYAFYYFLGELNPENGLVKDRTAEWSASSIAAVGFAIPSYAIAAERNWITRDSAAHIVNTILKFFLNSEQSADTMSTGYKGFYYHFLNMKTGKRDYHSELSTIDTGLLIAGVIFARQYFDKENETEKSIRETADKLINRLDWNFFRMKTADQYNNSICMGWIPEKGFHNMGWIGYNEAILLYILAAGGNLENPVESFNAWLSSYDWREPYKGFAHAVFPPMFGHQYSHMFIDFRNLYDDYMKQKGIDYFENSRRATYTQKLYAIENPSGWVGYDSLCWGITACDGPGEKYNYDDKKFLGYAGRGTSGPELVYFDDGTLAPTAVAGSVVFAPEICIPTLKNITDKYGPKGLWSKYGLLDAFNPTLNWFNPEYIGIDQGPIVIMIENLRTGLVWKYFMKDSLIQKGLEKLNFKYANK; encoded by the coding sequence ATGAATATCAAAATTATTTTCTTAATAGTTTTATTGTCTTTTTATTTCTATTTCTGCAAAGACAATTCTGATTCACCTCAGCAAAAATTTTCTTATCAGGGTAAAATAAATTATCAGTTAAGCAGCAATGAAGAATCTTTTCTCGATTCAATTCAGAGATATGCTTTCTACTACTTTCTCGGAGAATTAAATCCTGAAAATGGATTAGTCAAAGACAGAACAGCTGAATGGTCTGCTTCAAGCATTGCTGCTGTAGGATTTGCAATACCTTCTTATGCAATAGCAGCAGAAAGAAATTGGATAACCCGTGATAGTGCCGCTCATATTGTAAATACAATTTTAAAATTTTTTCTGAACTCCGAGCAAAGCGCTGATACCATGTCCACAGGTTATAAAGGATTTTATTACCACTTTCTGAATATGAAAACAGGCAAGAGAGATTATCATTCAGAACTTTCAACAATTGATACCGGATTACTCATTGCCGGAGTAATTTTTGCCCGACAGTATTTTGATAAAGAAAATGAAACAGAAAAATCAATTCGTGAGACTGCTGACAAATTGATAAACAGACTTGACTGGAATTTTTTCAGAATGAAAACCGCTGATCAGTACAACAATTCGATTTGTATGGGCTGGATTCCTGAAAAAGGATTCCATAATATGGGATGGATTGGTTATAACGAAGCTATTCTTCTTTACATTTTAGCTGCTGGTGGTAATCTCGAAAATCCGGTTGAATCTTTCAATGCTTGGTTAAGTTCTTACGATTGGCGCGAACCATATAAAGGATTTGCGCATGCAGTATTTCCTCCGATGTTTGGTCATCAGTATTCACATATGTTTATTGACTTCAGAAATCTTTATGATGATTATATGAAACAAAAAGGAATAGATTACTTTGAAAATTCACGACGCGCTACTTACACACAAAAACTTTATGCAATTGAAAATCCATCCGGTTGGGTTGGTTATGATTCACTCTGTTGGGGAATAACAGCGTGCGATGGTCCCGGTGAAAAATATAATTATGATGATAAAAAATTTCTCGGTTATGCCGGCAGAGGCACAAGCGGTCCTGAGTTGGTCTATTTTGATGATGGAACATTAGCTCCAACTGCTGTTGCAGGTTCTGTTGTATTTGCTCCTGAGATTTGTATTCCAACCTTGAAAAATATTACTGATAAATATGGTCCAAAGGGTTTGTGGTCAAAGTATGGGTTACTTGATGCTTTTAATCCGACACTTAATTGGTTCAATCCTGAATATATCGGAATCGATCAGGGACCAATTGTAATAATGATTGAAAATTTAAGAACAGGTTTGGTTTGGAAATATTTTATGAAAGATTCTTTAATTCAGAAAGGACTTGAGAAATTAAATTTTAAATATGCCAATAAATGA
- a CDS encoding glucoamylase family protein: protein MKKLFINNLKSGSLFNVIMILSVFLFTKNGFGISDTIPPSTPQNVKAYGYERHIDLVWWDNEEPDLAGYKVYRKINNQFYYWTTVPKEKSYLMLSNLGMNYTLTMKVSAVDLSGNESPLSDSVVATTHIMTDEEFLDMTQRATFRYFWDYAHPVSGLARERLGSGETVTIGGSGFGIMALIVGAEREFKSRDLIKKRMLKILNFLTNQAQRFHGAYSHWLNGSTGQVIPFSQYDDGGDLVETAFLIQGLLAARQYFNGQDSIETEIRNLITQIWESVEWSWYRRYQASYTLYWHWSPNYGWQMNMPIIGPNETMIVYLLAIASPTFPIPAFCYRYGYASSSNYVNGKTFYGFKIYVGWDYGGPLFFAHYSFLGFDPRNKKDMFCNYFTNNRNITLIHKAYCTANPGGWTGYNENCWGLTASDDPSGYRVHEPTNDNGTISPTAALSSMPYTPNESIEVIKHLYRNYYSGLWGEYGFKDAFNPTQNWFANSYLAIDQGPIIVMIENYRTGLLWNLFMANSEIQPMLSAIGFVPDSATSVESDNNSVSDFELYQNYPNPFNHVTRIAFNIPSLGKGNSVYKVVLTVFDALGNEIEKLIDDEKSPGTYEVEFNAEDLSSGIYFYKLSVVSNSDNKPDLNKFNKVRKLILLK, encoded by the coding sequence ATGAAAAAACTTTTTATTAATAATTTGAAATCCGGAAGTTTGTTCAATGTGATTATGATTCTATCTGTATTTTTATTCACGAAAAATGGTTTCGGAATTTCGGATACAATCCCTCCTTCAACTCCGCAAAATGTTAAAGCTTACGGTTACGAAAGACATATCGATTTGGTCTGGTGGGATAATGAAGAACCTGACCTTGCAGGATATAAAGTTTATAGAAAAATAAATAATCAATTCTACTACTGGACAACAGTCCCGAAAGAGAAAAGTTATCTGATGCTTAGCAATCTTGGTATGAATTATACATTGACAATGAAAGTTAGTGCAGTTGATTTGAGTGGAAACGAATCTCCTTTAAGTGATAGTGTTGTTGCAACTACACATATAATGACAGATGAAGAATTTTTAGATATGACACAACGCGCAACATTCAGATACTTTTGGGATTATGCTCACCCTGTTTCAGGTTTGGCAAGAGAAAGATTAGGTTCGGGCGAAACTGTTACAATAGGTGGTTCGGGCTTCGGAATTATGGCTTTGATTGTCGGTGCTGAAAGAGAATTTAAAAGCAGAGACCTGATTAAAAAAAGGATGTTGAAAATTTTAAACTTTCTAACAAATCAGGCACAAAGATTCCACGGAGCTTATTCTCATTGGTTAAATGGAAGCACAGGACAGGTAATCCCTTTCAGCCAATATGATGATGGTGGTGATCTGGTTGAAACAGCTTTTCTTATTCAGGGATTATTAGCAGCTCGTCAGTATTTCAACGGGCAGGATTCCATTGAAACCGAAATCAGAAATTTAATTACTCAAATCTGGGAATCTGTTGAGTGGAGCTGGTACAGAAGGTATCAGGCAAGTTATACTTTATACTGGCATTGGTCACCAAATTATGGCTGGCAAATGAATATGCCAATCATTGGTCCGAATGAAACTATGATAGTTTACTTATTGGCAATTGCAAGCCCAACTTTTCCCATTCCTGCTTTTTGCTATAGATATGGTTATGCAAGTTCTAGCAATTATGTAAACGGAAAAACTTTTTATGGATTTAAAATTTATGTTGGCTGGGATTATGGTGGTCCTTTGTTTTTTGCACATTATTCTTTTCTTGGATTCGATCCGAGAAATAAAAAAGATATGTTTTGTAATTACTTCACCAATAACCGAAATATCACTTTAATTCATAAAGCATATTGCACTGCAAATCCCGGTGGATGGACTGGATATAACGAGAATTGCTGGGGTTTAACTGCAAGCGATGATCCCTCAGGTTACAGAGTTCACGAGCCGACTAACGATAATGGTACAATCAGTCCAACAGCAGCCTTATCTTCAATGCCTTATACTCCAAATGAATCAATCGAAGTGATTAAGCATTTATACAGAAATTATTATTCGGGACTTTGGGGTGAATATGGATTTAAGGATGCATTCAATCCAACACAAAACTGGTTCGCTAATAGTTATCTGGCAATTGACCAGGGACCAATTATCGTAATGATTGAAAATTACAGAACCGGTTTATTATGGAATTTGTTTATGGCTAACTCTGAAATTCAACCTATGCTTAGTGCAATCGGTTTTGTTCCGGATTCAGCGACAAGTGTAGAATCTGATAATAATTCAGTCAGTGATTTTGAACTTTATCAGAATTATCCCAATCCCTTTAATCATGTTACAAGAATCGCCTTTAACATTCCATCATTAGGAAAAGGGAATTCGGTTTACAAAGTTGTTCTTACTGTGTTTGATGCTCTTGGAAATGAAATTGAAAAATTAATTGACGATGAAAAATCTCCCGGAACTTATGAAGTTGAATTTAATGCTGAAGATTTAAGTAGCGGTATTTATTTTTATAAATTATCTGTAGTTTCAAATTCAGATAATAAACCCGACTTAAACAAGTTTAACAAAGTCAGAAAACTTATTCTGCTTAAATAA
- a CDS encoding prolyl oligopeptidase family serine peptidase, whose amino-acid sequence MKYFLIIIIITFFMTESFSQDKSGRQEKYKLEKEIKLKVELQYLIYLPPDYKTSEKNYPLVLFLHGAGERGTDIELVKRNGPPKLVEEGEEFPFILVSPQCPEGTRWNYQTQSLITLLDEIESKFRVDKNRIYVTGLSMGGQGTWTLALSQPNRFAAIAPVCGWTDSWEVCKISHLPVWVFHGAKDNVVPVSESEEMVNALKECGASEVKLTIYPEANHDAWTETYNNEELYNWLLSHSLQNK is encoded by the coding sequence ATGAAATATTTTCTAATAATAATCATCATTACATTTTTTATGACAGAATCATTTAGTCAGGATAAATCCGGCAGACAGGAAAAGTATAAATTAGAGAAGGAGATAAAACTTAAAGTTGAATTACAATATTTAATTTATCTTCCACCTGATTATAAAACTTCAGAAAAAAATTATCCATTGGTATTATTTCTTCACGGAGCTGGTGAACGCGGAACTGATATTGAGTTAGTTAAAAGAAACGGACCACCAAAATTAGTTGAAGAAGGAGAAGAGTTCCCGTTTATTTTGGTCTCTCCGCAATGCCCCGAAGGTACACGATGGAATTATCAAACTCAATCTCTGATTACACTGCTTGATGAAATTGAATCCAAATTCCGGGTAGATAAGAACAGAATTTATGTTACAGGTTTAAGTATGGGTGGACAAGGAACCTGGACATTAGCACTATCTCAACCAAATCGTTTTGCTGCAATTGCGCCGGTTTGCGGATGGACTGATAGCTGGGAAGTTTGTAAGATTAGTCATCTTCCGGTTTGGGTATTTCACGGAGCTAAAGATAATGTTGTTCCTGTTTCTGAATCTGAAGAGATGGTTAATGCTCTTAAAGAATGTGGTGCCAGTGAAGTTAAGCTTACTATTTATCCAGAAGCAAATCATGATGCCTGGACAGAAACTTACAATAACGAAGAACTTTATAATTGGTTATTATCTCATTCACTTCAGAATAAATAA
- a CDS encoding beta-galactosidase has protein sequence MKPHNSEKYFVKNGQPHFLISGEVHYFRINPKLWRNHLQLLKQTGADTVSTYIPWDWHEIEEDDFDFEGKTHPARNLIRFIKLCKEENLDLIVKPGPYILAEYENQGLPSWLLKKLSKNAFALDENGNVISPDLVSYLSDEFLEYTFKWYDKVMPIISKHQKEHYGPITMMQLCNEIGVFQWLSGKSDYNPKVINLYKEFIIQRYKTIEKLNSVYSTNYNSFDDLKAPSGKIKLRSDYCAYFDFHLFFREYYNKYISILKNKIRSFGINIKLTHNIPGWIYGNASELPMLISTYSEIMKNHPDIIFGLDHIPEFVSFRNAHSDLACNKILEAMQPEAPVWAAEFQAGTREHHVKAYAKDLETFYIASLAHGIKGFNYYMFSQGINPEGKGFYGKTFYFQTALDAASNKLALYDSIKKVNRFIRKEQKDLLRTNVNSEICVGFYKPYFFTELISSQLLKEKKLNVEELGLYIDPRFLREEILFNGLLRGLQTLNYNYDVVDLENCDLKSLTAYKQLWITSAEFMDAETQNLLSEFVLNGGNLILYPAVPTLDNYLNRCEILKNNFGIEFITKDSSHKVSAFGIEDVFTAFSKKQIYNDTNSKPIAFTQENEICGIRKKIGKGELTILGFAFGYTSDEHLELIDKLVKLNKIKRELFVSDKDIQFVVRENNKSRYIFFLNYHNERKTFNYRKSSELKKKKSEEISIAPFSYKVIKENK, from the coding sequence ATGAAGCCGCATAATTCTGAAAAATATTTTGTTAAAAACGGACAACCTCATTTCCTGATTTCAGGTGAAGTTCATTACTTCAGAATTAATCCAAAGCTTTGGCGAAATCATCTTCAGTTGCTGAAACAAACTGGTGCTGATACAGTTTCAACTTATATCCCCTGGGATTGGCACGAAATAGAAGAAGACGATTTTGATTTTGAAGGCAAGACTCATCCGGCAAGAAACTTAATAAGATTTATAAAACTATGTAAAGAAGAAAATCTCGATTTGATTGTTAAACCTGGTCCTTATATTCTGGCTGAATATGAGAATCAGGGTTTACCTTCCTGGTTGCTGAAAAAATTGAGTAAGAATGCTTTTGCACTTGATGAAAATGGTAATGTTATATCACCTGATCTTGTATCATATCTTTCTGATGAATTTCTTGAATATACATTCAAATGGTATGATAAAGTAATGCCGATTATAAGTAAACATCAGAAAGAACATTATGGTCCGATTACAATGATGCAGCTCTGCAATGAAATTGGTGTGTTTCAATGGTTATCAGGCAAGAGTGATTATAATCCAAAAGTAATTAATCTCTATAAAGAATTTATCATTCAGCGATATAAAACGATTGAAAAACTTAATTCTGTTTATTCAACAAATTATAATTCTTTCGATGATTTAAAAGCTCCATCCGGAAAAATTAAATTGCGCAGCGATTACTGTGCTTATTTTGATTTTCATCTTTTCTTCAGAGAATATTACAACAAGTACATTTCAATACTTAAAAATAAAATCAGAAGTTTTGGAATCAACATTAAGCTTACACATAATATTCCTGGTTGGATTTATGGCAATGCCTCTGAATTGCCAATGCTGATAAGCACTTATTCTGAAATTATGAAAAATCATCCTGATATTATTTTCGGATTAGATCATATTCCTGAATTTGTATCTTTCAGAAATGCTCATTCAGATTTAGCTTGTAATAAAATTTTGGAAGCAATGCAACCGGAAGCTCCTGTTTGGGCTGCAGAGTTTCAGGCAGGAACAAGAGAACATCATGTAAAAGCTTATGCTAAAGATCTTGAAACATTTTATATTGCTTCATTAGCTCATGGAATCAAAGGATTTAATTATTATATGTTTTCACAGGGGATAAATCCTGAAGGAAAAGGTTTTTATGGTAAAACATTTTACTTTCAGACAGCGCTGGATGCAGCTTCAAACAAACTTGCTTTATATGATTCAATCAAAAAAGTAAATCGCTTTATCAGAAAAGAACAGAAAGATTTATTGCGAACGAATGTTAACTCCGAAATTTGTGTGGGATTTTATAAACCATACTTTTTTACGGAATTAATTTCATCTCAATTATTAAAAGAAAAAAAATTAAATGTTGAGGAATTAGGACTCTACATTGATCCAAGGTTTCTAAGAGAAGAAATTTTATTCAATGGTCTTTTGCGTGGATTGCAGACATTAAATTATAATTATGATGTGGTTGATCTTGAAAATTGTGATTTGAAAAGTTTGACCGCTTACAAACAACTTTGGATTACATCCGCAGAATTTATGGATGCTGAAACACAGAATCTTCTTTCTGAATTTGTTTTAAATGGCGGCAATTTAATTTTATATCCTGCTGTTCCCACTCTGGATAATTATCTGAACAGATGTGAAATATTGAAAAACAACTTTGGAATTGAATTTATAACAAAAGATTCATCTCATAAAGTTTCTGCATTTGGAATTGAAGATGTCTTCACTGCATTTTCAAAGAAGCAGATTTACAACGACACTAACTCCAAACCAATTGCATTCACTCAAGAAAATGAAATTTGTGGAATCAGAAAGAAAATAGGAAAAGGCGAATTGACAATCTTAGGTTTTGCTTTCGGCTATACATCGGATGAACATTTAGAGTTGATTGATAAACTTGTTAAGTTGAATAAAATCAAAAGGGAGTTGTTTGTTAGTGATAAAGATATTCAGTTCGTTGTAAGAGAGAATAATAAATCCAGATATATCTTCTTTCTGAATTATCACAATGAAAGGAAAACTTTTAATTACAGAAAATCATCTGAACTTAAGAAAAAAAAGTCCGAAGAAATTTCAATTGCACCATTTTCCTATAAAGTTATAAAAGAGAACAAATGA
- a CDS encoding PorV/PorQ family protein: MKKEKISFCLNIIISFVIFFIEPAFTQNKSGTTIGQFLKIEPSARIVGIGNAGASLSGGISSVFYNPASLGRLESNDVEFTYNKWIADITYNYMAAGIKVEGIGTFALVGTMLNSGEMDVRTVEQPLGTGERFSVKNFALGLGYGLMLTDRVSVGLQLNYITEMIWHSSLTTFGLNFGVQYQLLDKGLTLGASVSNFGARASYDGRDLWLNYDMNPRKYGDNDQLPAEFRTDAFALPTIFRAGLSYRFNFDKDYSILIAADAIHQNDNYQSVAIGTEISLLEYFSLRAGYRNLFLPDLEGGLVLGGGIKKDFAGAYNIRFDYAYADYGRLTEAHRITIGLGF; encoded by the coding sequence ATGAAAAAAGAAAAAATAAGCTTCTGTTTAAACATCATTATTTCATTTGTAATATTTTTTATTGAACCTGCTTTCACTCAGAATAAAAGCGGAACAACAATCGGACAATTTTTGAAGATTGAACCAAGTGCAAGAATTGTTGGAATCGGAAATGCAGGTGCCTCTTTATCTGGCGGTATTTCTTCAGTCTTTTACAACCCGGCAAGTCTTGGCAGACTTGAATCAAATGATGTTGAATTCACTTACAACAAATGGATTGCTGATATCACTTACAATTATATGGCAGCAGGAATAAAAGTCGAAGGTATCGGAACATTTGCACTGGTAGGCACTATGCTCAATTCAGGAGAAATGGATGTCAGAACAGTTGAACAACCTTTGGGCACTGGCGAAAGATTTTCAGTTAAAAATTTTGCCCTTGGTTTGGGGTATGGTTTAATGCTTACCGACCGTGTGTCGGTTGGTCTTCAGTTAAACTATATTACTGAAATGATCTGGCACAGTTCGCTTACAACATTCGGCCTTAACTTCGGTGTTCAGTATCAGTTATTAGATAAAGGTCTTACTCTTGGTGCAAGTGTTTCTAATTTTGGTGCTCGTGCTTCTTATGATGGAAGGGACTTATGGCTTAATTATGATATGAATCCCAGAAAATATGGTGATAATGATCAGCTACCTGCTGAATTCAGAACAGATGCTTTTGCACTACCAACAATTTTCAGAGCAGGTTTATCTTATAGATTTAATTTCGATAAAGACTATTCCATTCTGATTGCTGCAGATGCAATTCATCAGAACGATAATTATCAATCTGTAGCGATAGGAACTGAAATTTCTTTGCTCGAATATTTTAGTTTAAGAGCCGGATATAGAAATCTTTTTCTTCCTGATCTTGAGGGTGGTTTAGTACTTGGCGGAGGAATTAAAAAAGATTTTGCCGGTGCATACAATATCAGATTCGATTATGCTTATGCTGATTATGGTCGTTTAACCGAAGCACACAGAATTACCATTGGATTAGGTTTCTGA
- a CDS encoding discoidin domain-containing protein, which yields MKANSPTVYLLIIYLILIVHSQYSFAQKVLLGNFDNIESWKIYKSEGVEINILQVEGRSGKALRLEYDFTKGAGYGGIQKLVEIDLPENYQFSFYIRANSPNNNLEIKFLDASGENVWWMNNRNYTFPKDWTKFTVKKRHIEFAWGPTQDKSLKKINRIEFTIAAFTGGKGWIEFDDLYFETLPDENKEKPNPIITATSQLSNDFSAKHIADGKIDTKWLSVESDEEKILIDFQGYREIGGFIIDWDKENYPVEYEIYFSDGNEKWSKVYSVSSDRGERSYIRLLNAEGKFALIVLKKRAGKYFGINELRILEPSYTEDINQFFINLAKDYPRGFFPRYFYKEKSYWNIIGVKSDYKEALINEDGMIEVDKQRFSIEPMIMIDKKLLTWNDVKLNQTLENDYLPIPSVNWTSDKINLQIKSFASGKANETSVLYCIYQLTNTSKAAVDAKLFLLLRPFQVNPYYQWLNITGGASKINSIEINDNEIKVDSDKYIFPLTKFSSAGAIKFESGNIVSLLSEGIIPKEKKVVDNSNLASGVLSYDFNLKAGESKVIAIAIPFYEKYIDVKISNDESANIFLVESELQKVKSDWEKTLSHIKFNLPPSADKIINTFKSNLAYILINRDGPGIQPGSRSYERSWIRDGSLTSSALLKSGIKDEVREFIDWYSEYQFENGKVPCVVDKRGADPVPEHDSHGEYIFLLKQYFNFTKDTSLLRKHNQHIIKAVDYLKSLIDERSTDHFKNGNDSVRAYYGILPESISHEGYSAKPMHSYWDNFFALRGLKDATDIQSILGNQSEYQRIKNIRDKFRNDLYNSLSLAIKTRKINYIPGCVELGDFDATSTTIALYPVNEKINLPQPYLNNTFDKYFDFFRKRRDGKLKWNNYTPYENRIIGSFIMLDKPERAHELIKFFLNDQRPKGWNHWAEVVWKDYRYPGFIGDMPHTWVGSDFINAVRAMFVYENDYDSSLVIGSALYDEWINSKSGMSIENLPTFYGHISYSIRKEKNKYLVDVYGNINLPGGGIILKNFNSSRMPVKVLVNGKESKSFTKNSIPINEFPAKVEIFYH from the coding sequence ATGAAAGCAAATTCTCCAACTGTTTATCTGTTAATAATATATTTGATTCTGATTGTTCATTCACAATATTCATTTGCACAAAAAGTTTTACTCGGGAATTTTGATAATATTGAAAGTTGGAAGATATATAAATCAGAAGGAGTTGAAATAAATATTCTTCAGGTTGAAGGTAGATCAGGAAAAGCATTAAGACTCGAATATGATTTTACAAAAGGTGCTGGCTATGGAGGTATCCAAAAACTTGTTGAAATTGATTTGCCGGAAAATTATCAGTTCTCTTTTTACATAAGAGCTAACTCTCCGAATAACAATCTTGAAATAAAATTTCTTGATGCGAGCGGTGAAAATGTTTGGTGGATGAATAATCGTAACTACACTTTTCCTAAAGATTGGACAAAGTTTACTGTTAAAAAACGACATATCGAATTTGCCTGGGGACCAACCCAGGATAAATCACTAAAGAAAATAAATCGCATTGAATTCACTATCGCAGCTTTTACAGGTGGTAAAGGTTGGATTGAATTTGATGACCTTTATTTTGAAACTCTTCCTGATGAAAATAAAGAAAAACCAAACCCAATAATCACTGCAACAAGTCAGCTAAGCAATGATTTCTCGGCAAAGCATATCGCTGATGGAAAAATTGATACAAAATGGCTCAGCGTCGAATCAGATGAAGAAAAAATCTTAATTGATTTTCAGGGCTATCGTGAAATTGGCGGCTTTATTATTGATTGGGATAAGGAAAATTATCCAGTTGAATATGAAATCTATTTTTCAGATGGCAATGAAAAATGGAGTAAAGTATATTCTGTTTCAAGCGATCGGGGCGAAAGAAGTTATATCAGATTGTTGAATGCAGAAGGAAAATTTGCTCTGATTGTTTTAAAGAAACGAGCTGGAAAATATTTTGGAATAAATGAACTCCGGATTTTAGAACCATCATACACAGAAGATATCAACCAATTCTTCATCAACCTTGCTAAAGATTACCCGAGAGGATTTTTCCCAAGATATTTTTATAAAGAAAAATCATATTGGAATATCATTGGAGTTAAATCAGATTATAAAGAAGCACTAATAAACGAAGATGGAATGATTGAAGTTGATAAGCAAAGATTCTCAATTGAGCCGATGATAATGATTGATAAAAAATTATTAACCTGGAATGATGTAAAACTTAATCAAACTCTTGAAAATGATTATTTGCCAATTCCATCTGTGAACTGGACTTCTGACAAAATTAATCTTCAGATTAAATCCTTTGCATCCGGAAAGGCAAATGAAACTTCTGTTTTATATTGTATCTATCAACTGACAAATACAAGTAAAGCTGCTGTTGATGCAAAACTGTTTCTGCTCTTGCGTCCATTTCAGGTAAACCCTTATTATCAATGGCTGAATATAACTGGTGGTGCATCTAAAATTAATTCCATTGAAATAAATGATAATGAGATTAAAGTAGATTCGGATAAATACATTTTTCCATTAACTAAATTCAGCTCTGCAGGTGCAATTAAATTTGAATCAGGAAATATTGTTTCACTTCTGAGTGAGGGTATTATTCCAAAAGAAAAGAAAGTTGTTGATAATTCAAATCTTGCTTCAGGTGTGTTGAGTTATGATTTTAATCTGAAAGCCGGTGAATCAAAAGTGATTGCAATTGCAATTCCTTTTTATGAGAAATATATTGATGTGAAAATATCTAATGATGAATCTGCAAACATTTTTCTGGTTGAATCAGAATTACAGAAAGTTAAAAGTGATTGGGAAAAAACATTATCGCATATAAAATTTAATTTACCACCAAGTGCTGATAAGATTATTAATACATTCAAATCCAACCTTGCTTACATTCTTATCAACCGTGATGGTCCCGGAATTCAACCAGGCTCAAGATCTTATGAAAGATCTTGGATTAGAGATGGTTCTTTAACTTCATCTGCTTTGTTAAAATCAGGTATTAAGGATGAGGTCAGAGAATTTATTGATTGGTATTCTGAATACCAGTTTGAAAATGGCAAGGTACCTTGTGTTGTGGATAAACGCGGTGCCGATCCTGTGCCTGAACATGATAGTCACGGAGAGTATATTTTTCTTCTCAAACAATACTTTAATTTCACAAAAGATACATCATTGTTAAGAAAGCATAATCAACATATCATTAAAGCCGTTGATTATTTAAAATCTTTAATTGATGAAAGATCAACAGATCATTTCAAAAATGGAAATGATAGTGTGCGTGCTTATTACGGAATATTGCCGGAATCAATAAGTCACGAAGGTTATTCTGCAAAGCCGATGCATTCTTACTGGGATAATTTTTTTGCATTACGCGGACTTAAAGATGCAACTGATATACAATCGATTTTGGGAAATCAATCAGAATATCAAAGAATAAAAAATATCCGTGATAAATTCCGAAATGATCTTTACAACTCTTTATCACTTGCAATCAAAACCAGAAAAATAAATTACATTCCCGGCTGCGTTGAATTAGGTGATTTTGATGCAACTTCAACAACCATTGCACTATATCCTGTAAATGAAAAAATCAATTTACCGCAACCTTATCTCAATAATACATTCGACAAGTATTTTGACTTTTTCAGAAAAAGAAGAGATGGAAAACTAAAATGGAATAATTACACACCATATGAAAACCGAATAATAGGTTCATTCATAATGCTCGATAAACCTGAAAGAGCACACGAATTAATTAAGTTCTTTCTGAATGATCAAAGACCAAAAGGTTGGAATCACTGGGCTGAAGTGGTTTGGAAAGATTATCGCTATCCCGGCTTTATCGGCGATATGCCGCATACCTGGGTTGGTTCAGATTTTATAAATGCAGTAAGAGCAATGTTTGTTTATGAAAATGATTATGACTCATCTTTGGTAATTGGTTCTGCACTTTATGATGAATGGATAAATTCCAAATCCGGAATGTCAATAGAAAATCTGCCAACCTTTTACGGTCACATTTCTTATAGTATCAGAAAAGAAAAGAATAAGTATTTAGTTGATGTCTATGGTAATATAAATCTTCCGGGTGGCGGAATTATTCTGAAGAACTTTAATTCATCCAGAATGCCGGTAAAAGTTTTAGTAAACGGAAAAGAATCAAAATCATTTACAAAAAATTCAATCCCGATAAATGAATTTCCGGCTAAGGTTGAAATATTTTATCATTAA